A window of Actinomycetota bacterium contains these coding sequences:
- a CDS encoding ABC transporter substrate-binding protein has protein sequence MRKLRRARLAALLAVLSLLAAACGSGDGETGADAGAEGGRFSVYICEPEHLVPQNTNETCGAEVLNALFTPLVEYDPETAAQTFEGAMGESITSDDQTVWTIKLKSGWTFHNGEPVTAQSYVDAWNAGAYGPNAYGNAYFFQNIQGYQDLQADKGERPKAKAMSGLKVIDDTTFEVTLNGPFSQFPLTLGYTAFYPLPKAYAEDPEAFEEAPIGNGPFMMDGTWQHDRSVNVKRYENYVGDRAKADAIEFRIYSNINTAYNDLLAGNLDIMDNLPPERLTDARQAFGDRFIERDSSAFTYIGFPLYDERFQDPNLRKAFSMAIDRQAIIDAIFNGAYTPADSVVSPVVRGARENPCGEACTHNPQRAKELLAQAGGWEGPLTLWFNSGAGHDQWMNAVSNQLRQNLGISDIKFQSLQFAQYLEKLDDEDVTGPFRLGWVMDYPSPQNYLQPIYSTDGSSNNFGYANDRVDQLIEQGNAAGGVEEGIAFYQQAEDQILQDMPNIPMWFEQVQGAHSQNVQNVVIDAFERIRTADVTVTAT, from the coding sequence GTGAGGAAGCTTCGACGAGCACGGCTGGCCGCCCTGCTGGCGGTCCTGAGCCTATTGGCGGCCGCCTGCGGGTCCGGCGACGGCGAGACCGGCGCCGACGCCGGCGCCGAGGGCGGCCGCTTCTCGGTCTACATCTGCGAGCCCGAGCACCTGGTCCCCCAGAACACCAACGAGACCTGCGGCGCCGAGGTCCTCAACGCCCTGTTCACCCCGCTGGTCGAGTACGACCCGGAGACCGCCGCCCAGACCTTCGAGGGGGCGATGGGCGAGTCGATCACCTCCGACGACCAGACGGTCTGGACCATCAAGCTCAAGAGCGGCTGGACCTTCCACAACGGCGAGCCCGTGACCGCCCAGTCGTACGTGGACGCCTGGAACGCCGGCGCCTACGGCCCCAACGCCTACGGCAACGCCTACTTCTTCCAGAACATCCAGGGCTACCAGGACCTCCAGGCCGACAAGGGCGAGCGGCCCAAGGCCAAGGCGATGAGCGGCCTCAAGGTGATCGACGACACCACCTTCGAGGTCACCCTCAACGGCCCCTTCAGCCAGTTCCCCCTGACCCTTGGCTACACCGCCTTCTACCCCCTGCCCAAGGCCTACGCCGAGGACCCCGAGGCCTTCGAGGAGGCCCCGATCGGCAACGGCCCCTTCATGATGGACGGCACCTGGCAGCACGACCGCTCGGTCAACGTCAAGCGCTACGAGAACTACGTCGGCGACCGGGCCAAGGCCGACGCCATCGAGTTCCGCATCTACTCCAACATCAACACCGCCTACAACGACCTGCTGGCCGGCAACCTCGACATCATGGACAACCTGCCGCCCGAGCGGCTGACCGACGCCCGCCAGGCCTTCGGCGACCGCTTCATCGAGCGCGACAGCTCGGCCTTCACCTACATCGGCTTCCCGCTGTACGACGAGCGCTTCCAGGACCCGAACCTGCGCAAGGCGTTCTCGATGGCCATCGACCGCCAGGCGATCATCGACGCCATCTTCAACGGCGCCTACACCCCGGCCGACTCGGTGGTCTCCCCGGTGGTCCGCGGGGCCCGCGAGAACCCCTGCGGCGAGGCCTGCACGCACAACCCGCAGCGGGCCAAGGAGCTGCTGGCCCAGGCCGGCGGCTGGGAGGGCCCGCTGACGCTGTGGTTCAACAGCGGCGCCGGCCACGACCAGTGGATGAACGCGGTCTCCAACCAGCTGCGCCAGAACCTCGGCATCTCCGACATCAAGTTCCAGAGCCTGCAGTTCGCCCAGTACCTCGAGAAGCTGGACGACGAGGACGTCACCGGCCCGTTCCGGCTCGGCTGGGTGATGGACTACCCGAGCCCGCAGAACTACCTCCAGCCGATCTACTCGACCGACGGGTCCTCCAACAACTTCGGCTACGCCAACGACCGGGTCGACCAGCTGATCGAGCAGGGCAACGCGGCCGGCGGGGTCGAGGAGGGCATCGCCTTCTACCAGCAGGCCGAGGACCAGATCCTCCAGGACATGCCCAACATCCCCATGTGGTTCGAGCAGGTCCAGGGCGCCCACAGCCAGAACGTGCAGAACGTGGTCATCGACGCCTTCGAACGCATCCGGACCGCGGACGTGACCGTGACCGCGACCTGA
- a CDS encoding ABC transporter permease: MTDTDVAAAETERGEAEPSGRQASLWADAWRELRRNPLFLVASALILLFGAMAVAPQLFTGADPRNCDLSRSLERPSAEHWFGFDLQGCDYYALVVYGARVSITVGLLVTLGAVAVAVVLGSIAGYYGGALDTVIARVTDIWFGLPYILAAIVILSVIGTRGLLQVTLVLLVVGWPTMLRLMRSSVLSAKESDYVQAARALGASGPRVLRRHILPNAIAPVIVYATIFIGIMIAAEATLSFVGVGLELPAISWGLMISVAQTRVLNAPHLLLFPGLFLSATVFSFILLGDALRDALDPKLR, encoded by the coding sequence ATGACTGACACCGACGTCGCCGCGGCCGAGACCGAACGCGGCGAGGCCGAGCCCTCCGGCCGCCAGGCCAGCCTCTGGGCCGACGCCTGGCGGGAGCTGCGCCGCAACCCGCTGTTCCTGGTCGCCTCGGCGCTGATCCTGCTCTTCGGGGCCATGGCCGTCGCCCCCCAGCTGTTCACCGGCGCCGACCCGCGCAACTGTGACCTGTCGCGGTCGCTGGAGCGGCCTAGCGCCGAGCATTGGTTCGGCTTCGACCTCCAGGGCTGCGACTACTACGCCCTGGTGGTGTATGGCGCCCGGGTCTCGATCACCGTCGGGCTGCTGGTCACCCTCGGCGCCGTCGCCGTCGCCGTGGTGCTGGGGTCGATCGCCGGCTACTACGGCGGGGCGCTCGACACCGTGATCGCCCGGGTCACCGACATCTGGTTCGGCCTGCCCTACATCCTGGCCGCGATCGTCATCCTCAGCGTCATCGGCACCCGCGGCCTGCTCCAGGTGACCCTGGTGCTGCTGGTGGTCGGCTGGCCGACCATGCTGCGACTGATGCGCTCCTCGGTGCTGTCGGCCAAGGAGAGCGACTACGTGCAGGCGGCCAGGGCCCTGGGGGCGAGCGGGCCGCGGGTGCTGCGCCGCCACATCCTGCCCAACGCCATCGCCCCGGTGATCGTGTACGCCACCATCTTCATCGGCATCATGATCGCCGCCGAGGCGACCCTGTCGTTCGTCGGGGTCGGCCTGGAGCTGCCGGCCATCTCCTGGGGCCTGATGATCTCGGTCGCCCAGACCCGGGTGCTGAACGCCCCCCACCTGCTGCTGTTCCCCGGGCTGTTCCTCAGCGCCACGGTATTCAGCTTCATCCTGCTCGGCGACGCCCTGCGCGACGCTCTCGACCCCAAGCTGCGGTGA
- a CDS encoding ABC transporter ATP-binding protein, with the protein MTQTDDVTYRPDFGGGDHLLEVEDLAVEFRTRHGVVKAVNGISFHLDQGETLAILGESGSGKSVSAQAIMGIIDSPPGFITGGAVRFHGDDLLRLSEEDRRRVRGERLAMVFQDALTALNPVFSVGFQIGEMYRVHRGASRAEARRRAVELLDRVRIPSAADRVGDYPHQFSGGMRLRVMIAMALALDPDVLIADEPTTALDVTVQAQIMELLADLQAETGMGLILITHDLGVVADVADRVAVMYAGKIVETGPIGDLYARPAHPYTEGLMGSIPRVNQKGQDLTPIGGAPPNLLRIPSGCPFHPRCRYRQEVCTAEEPPLYEVEGRRRSACHFYQEVLDGR; encoded by the coding sequence ATGACCCAGACCGACGACGTCACCTACCGGCCGGACTTCGGCGGCGGCGACCACCTGCTGGAGGTGGAGGACCTGGCGGTCGAGTTCCGCACCCGCCACGGGGTGGTCAAGGCCGTCAACGGCATCAGCTTCCACCTCGACCAGGGCGAGACCCTGGCCATCCTGGGCGAGTCGGGGTCGGGCAAGAGCGTCAGCGCCCAGGCGATCATGGGGATCATCGACAGCCCGCCCGGGTTCATCACCGGCGGCGCGGTCCGCTTCCACGGCGACGACCTGCTCAGGCTGAGCGAGGAGGACCGGCGCCGGGTCCGCGGCGAGCGGCTGGCCATGGTCTTCCAGGACGCCCTGACCGCCCTCAACCCGGTGTTCTCGGTCGGCTTCCAGATCGGCGAGATGTACCGGGTCCACCGCGGCGCCTCCAGGGCCGAGGCCCGGCGCCGGGCGGTCGAGCTGCTGGACCGGGTGCGGATCCCGTCGGCCGCCGACCGGGTCGGCGACTACCCCCACCAGTTCTCGGGCGGCATGCGCCTGCGGGTGATGATCGCCATGGCCCTGGCCCTCGACCCGGACGTGCTGATCGCCGACGAGCCGACCACCGCCCTCGACGTCACCGTCCAGGCCCAGATCATGGAGCTGCTGGCCGACCTCCAGGCCGAGACCGGCATGGGCCTCATCCTCATCACCCACGACCTGGGGGTGGTCGCCGACGTCGCCGACCGGGTTGCCGTCATGTACGCCGGCAAGATCGTCGAGACCGGCCCGATCGGCGACCTCTACGCCCGCCCCGCCCACCCCTACACCGAGGGGCTGATGGGCTCCATCCCCCGGGTCAACCAGAAGGGCCAGGACCTCACCCCGATCGGTGGGGCGCCGCCGAACCTGCTGCGCATCCCCAGCGGCTGCCCGTTCCACCCGCGCTGCCGCTACCGGCAGGAGGTCTGCACCGCCGAGGAGCCGCCGCTGTACGAGGTCGAGGGCCGGCGGCGCAGCGCCTGCCACTTCTACCAGGAGGTGCTCGATGGCCGCTGA
- a CDS encoding ABC transporter permease, giving the protein MGRYLIRRTLQIIPVFVGTTFIIFALVFAIPGDPIRALAGERPLAESTYQELRDRYNLDDPLLVQYGKYMGGLVQGDFGSDFRGREVTDIMAERFPVTVRLTLFAFAFELVLGLLAGVLAGLRRGSFVDNLVLVTTVAVVSIPVFVLGFTAQILFGVKLGWLPIAGLYQGWTSYLLPGMVLGALSLAYVARLTRTSLVENLRADYVRTATAKGMPRSRVVGRHALRNSLIPVVTFLGVDLGALMGGAIVTEGIFNIPGVGQQVFLSIQQQESTVVVGIVTALVLVFILANLLVDVLYAVLDPRIRYD; this is encoded by the coding sequence ATGGGCCGCTACCTCATCCGCCGGACCCTGCAGATCATCCCGGTGTTCGTCGGGACCACCTTCATCATCTTCGCCCTGGTGTTCGCCATCCCCGGCGACCCGATCCGCGCCCTGGCCGGCGAGCGGCCCCTCGCCGAGTCCACCTACCAGGAGCTGCGGGACCGCTACAACCTCGACGACCCGCTGCTCGTCCAGTACGGCAAGTACATGGGCGGCCTGGTCCAGGGCGACTTCGGCAGCGACTTCCGCGGCCGCGAGGTCACCGACATCATGGCCGAGCGGTTCCCGGTGACCGTCCGGCTGACCCTATTCGCGTTCGCCTTCGAGCTGGTGCTGGGTCTACTGGCGGGGGTGCTGGCCGGGCTGCGGCGCGGGTCCTTCGTCGACAACCTGGTGCTGGTCACCACCGTGGCCGTGGTCTCCATCCCGGTGTTCGTGCTCGGCTTCACCGCCCAGATCCTGTTCGGGGTCAAGCTCGGCTGGCTCCCCATCGCCGGGCTCTACCAGGGCTGGACCAGCTACCTGCTGCCCGGCATGGTGCTGGGCGCGCTGTCGCTGGCCTACGTGGCCCGGCTGACCCGGACCAGCCTGGTCGAGAACCTCCGGGCCGACTACGTCCGCACGGCCACCGCCAAGGGGATGCCCCGCTCCCGGGTGGTCGGCCGCCACGCGCTGCGCAACTCCCTCATCCCGGTGGTCACCTTCCTCGGTGTCGACCTGGGGGCCCTCATGGGCGGGGCCATCGTCACCGAGGGCATCTTCAACATCCCCGGCGTCGGCCAGCAGGTCTTCCTGTCCATCCAGCAGCAGGAGAGCACCGTGGTCGTCGGCATCGTGACCGCCCTAGTGCTGGTCTTCATCCTCGCCAACCTGCTGGTGGACGTGCTATATGCCGTCCTCGACCCGAGGATCCGCTATGACTGA